The Alosa sapidissima isolate fAloSap1 chromosome 16, fAloSap1.pri, whole genome shotgun sequence genome has a segment encoding these proteins:
- the LOC121685798 gene encoding cystatin-like, with amino-acid sequence MFWTTATLLVILAFARVSTSPMSGEMTDTDVNIPAVKDGLNFAVGEFNKQSNDVYIYKVAKVIKATSQVVSGTMYRFEVEMVISGCKPSPQEMCAKDNSELKKPYTCYFEVWSQPWLGPPKLMKNVCKH; translated from the exons ATGTTCTGGACAACTGCAACCCTACTGGTCATCCTGGCTTTTGCCAGGGTCAGCACCTCTCCAATGTCCGGAGAAATGACCGATACAGATGTTAATATTCCTGCGGTGAAAGACGGTTTGAATTTCGCAGTCGGTGAATTCAACAAGCAGAGCAATGATGTGTACATCTACAAAGTGGCGAAAGTGATCAAGGCTACGAGTCAG GTTGTTTCAGGGACCATGTACAGGTTTGAAGTGGAAATGGTTATATCTGGCTGCAAACCATCCCCACAGGAGATGTGTGCCAAGGACAACTCAGAGCTCAAAAAG CCATACACATGCTATTTTGAGGTCTGGAGTCAACCATGGCTGGGCCCACCCAAGCTTATGAAGAATGTCTGCAAACATTAG